The DNA sequence TGCCCCTCGACCGCGGCCGCAACCGCGTCGGTGGCGCGGGGAAACACCACGAAGAAAGCGTCTCCCTGGGTCTCGACTTCGTGACCGCCTCGATCCCGAAACGAGGCCCGCAGGAGTCGCCGGTGGTCTTCGAGGACCTGCGCGTAGCGATCTTTGAGGCGCTGGAAGAGACGTGTCGACCCCTCGATGTCGGTGAAGAGGAAAGTGACGGTTCCGGTCGGCAGCTCGGGCAAGACCACGCTCCGCGGTGGTGCTAGCGGCAACGTTCGCCGGTAGAACGTGGCTGTCCTTGCCCGCGGCTCATCGCGAGAACTTGAACTCAGCGGGCTCGAGGCCCGCGACCCGGATGTCGATGCTTCGGCCCCGGACGCTCACGGCCGCGTATGTCCCGGCCGGCCGGCCGCCGGTGTACGCGCAGTCGACGAGCGATCCGAGCGTCACATAGGGGAGGCCGTTGATGACCGTGGCGCGAGTCCAGTGCATGTGTCCGGCGAAGACCGCCAGCACCTGCGCTCCCTGCTCAAAGAGCTCGCGGATCCGGGCCCGGTTGCGGACTTGCGCCCTCTCCGGGCGGGATGCGAAGTACCGGTGGCCGCGGAGGTCCTGTTCGTCGAGGGGGCGGTGGCAGAAGATCAACGACGGCCCGGCATTTCCCTCGAGCACGGTCTCCAGCCAGGACCGCTGGTCGAGGCCGATCTCCCCGCCGACCCGATCGAGCGGCGGGTCCTGGCTGTCGAGGAGCACGACGTGCGGATCCCACTGGGTCATGCATTCGTACGGGCCGCCCTTTGCGAGGACCGTGGCCAGCTCCGCCTTCGTCACGTTGGCCACATCGGTGTTCCCATAGACGTGATAGACGGGGACCCCGACTTCAAGGAGCTGCTGCCTGGCCCAGGCCGTGCGCGACCGATCTTGTTCTGTGTCGACCGGATTGATGCGGTCGCCTAGGTCGACGATCAGGTCCGGCTTGAACCCATCCATCGCTTCGCAAAAGGCCCCGAGCAGGGCCGGGGCGTTGCCGCCGAGCTGAGTGTCCGCATCGGGACCGCAGTGGATATCGGCGACGATGCCGATTTTCAACGGCTCGGGGTCAACGAGCGGGGCCGCAGCTCGGTGCGTCCGCCCATGGCGGGGACGAGCAGCGCCGGAATGCGGATACTGCCGTCGGCCTGCTGGAAGTTTTCGAGCACGGCGATGATCGCGCGCGTGGAGGCGACCGCGGTGCCGTTCAGCGTGTGGACGAACTCCACGCCGCCGCCCCCAGGTCGGCGGAACCGGACGTTGAGGTTGCGCGCCTGAAAGTCCGTGCAGTTGCTGCACGACTGGGTCTCCGCATAGGCGTTGCGGCCGGGCATCCACGTCTCGATGTCGTACTTGCGCGCCGCGGGGTCGCCGAGGTCGCCGGCGGCGATGTCGACGACACGGTAGGGAAGCCCAAGCGCCTGCCACAGGCGTTCCTCGAGGCTCATCAGGTATTCGTGCTCCTCCCACGACCGGTCGGGGTGACAGTACGAGAACATCTCGACCTTGTCGAACTGGTGGACGCGGAAGATCCCGCGCGTGTCCTTCCCATGCGCGCCGGCCTCCCGCCGAAAGCAGGTCGAGATCCCGCAGAGCCGAATCGGCAGGTCCGATTCGTCGAGCACCTCGCCCGCCAGCATGGACCCGAGGGCCATCTCGGACGTTCCGGCGAGGGCGCGGTCCTCGCCCGCGATCCGATAGACGATCTGCTCGTCGAGGGCCACGCCGCCCATCATCCCGATGATGTGCTCGCGCCTCACCAGGACCGGCGGGATCACGGGGATGAACCCTTCGGCGACCAGGAAGTCGACCGCGTACCGAATCAGCGCAAGCTGCAGTAGCGCGCCGTCGCGGCGGAGGAAGTACGACCGCGATCCCGAGACCTTGGCCCCCCGTTCGAGGTCGAGCAGATCGAGGGCCGCGCCGAGGTCGACGTGGTCGCGAGGAGGGAAGCCGAGCTGCGGTGGCGCCCCCACGACGCGCAGTGTCACGGCGTCGTCGGCCCCGCCCTCGGGCACCGAGGGGTGGGGCGGGTTGGGGATCTGGCGGAGGAGCGCGTCCAGCGTGGCGTCGGCCTCCTGGAGGGCAGGCTCCTCGGCTTTCGCCTGCGCCGCGATCTGCTTCATCTCCGCGATGCGCGCCTCGCGGTCCGGTCCCGTGAGGCGGGGAATCTCCTGGGACGCCCGATTTTGGGCGGCCCGGAGCGTCTCGACCCGCTGGACAAGCTCCCGCCGCCGCCGATCCGCCTCGAGGACGCGGTCGACCAGGTCGGGGTCGGCGCGCTTCTTGCGCAGCGCGGCCTTGAACGCGTCGGGCTGCTCGCGGATCAGTTTGAGGTCGACCATCGTCGGACGCTCCTAGAGTCGCACTGCCGTGACCCGCGTGATACCGCTCGCCCCCTGCATCTCACGCACGGCGGCCTCGGGGGCCGGTGCATCCAGCGTCAGGACCATGACCGCGGTGCCGCCCGCTTCCCGCCGGCCGACGTGCATGTTGGCGATGTTGACCCCGTGCCGGCCGAGGATCGTGCCCACCGTGCCGATGATCCCCGGCCGATCCTGGTTCCAGACAAACAACATGCGCTCGGCGGGCACGAGATCGAGCCGCCATCGATTGAGGCGGGTGACGCGCGCCTCCCGATGCCCGAAGAGCGTCCCCCCGAGCCGGAGGGTTCCGTGGGAGGTCTGGATCTCGGCGATGATCTGGCTGGAAAAGTCCTCGCAGAGGTCGGTGTGCGCCTCGCTGACCCGGAGCCCTCGCTCCTTGGCGATCACGACGGCATTGACCAAATTCACGGTCTGGTCGGAGATGCGATGGAGAAGCCCGGCGAGGAACGACGCGGTCAACGCCGCCGTATCGACGCGCGCGACTTCGCCTTCGTAGGACATCGCGATCGCGCTCAGCTGGCCTTCCGCGATCTGTCGCGCGAGCGCTCCCAAGCTCCGGGTCAGATGCATGAACGGGTCGAGCCGGCGCCAGGTCTCCTCCCCGAGCGCGGGGGCGTTGACGGCGCCGTGCACCGGTTCCCCACGGAGGGAG is a window from the bacterium genome containing:
- a CDS encoding adenylate/guanylate cyclase domain-containing protein, yielding MPELPTGTVTFLFTDIEGSTRLFQRLKDRYAQVLEDHRRLLRASFRDRGGHEVETQGDAFFVVFPRATDAVAAAVEGQRAIAAHPWPEGAAVRVRMGLHTGEAQRAESGYVGFDVYRASRICAAGHGGQVLLSQATRELVANDLPNGVSL
- a CDS encoding metallophosphoesterase family protein; this encodes MKIGIVADIHCGPDADTQLGGNAPALLGAFCEAMDGFKPDLIVDLGDRINPVDTEQDRSRTAWARQQLLEVGVPVYHVYGNTDVANVTKAELATVLAKGGPYECMTQWDPHVVLLDSQDPPLDRVGGEIGLDQRSWLETVLEGNAGPSLIFCHRPLDEQDLRGHRYFASRPERAQVRNRARIRELFEQGAQVLAVFAGHMHWTRATVINGLPYVTLGSLVDCAYTGGRPAGTYAAVSVRGRSIDIRVAGLEPAEFKFSR
- the serS gene encoding serine--tRNA ligase, with translation MVDLKLIREQPDAFKAALRKKRADPDLVDRVLEADRRRRELVQRVETLRAAQNRASQEIPRLTGPDREARIAEMKQIAAQAKAEEPALQEADATLDALLRQIPNPPHPSVPEGGADDAVTLRVVGAPPQLGFPPRDHVDLGAALDLLDLERGAKVSGSRSYFLRRDGALLQLALIRYAVDFLVAEGFIPVIPPVLVRREHIIGMMGGVALDEQIVYRIAGEDRALAGTSEMALGSMLAGEVLDESDLPIRLCGISTCFRREAGAHGKDTRGIFRVHQFDKVEMFSYCHPDRSWEEHEYLMSLEERLWQALGLPYRVVDIAAGDLGDPAARKYDIETWMPGRNAYAETQSCSNCTDFQARNLNVRFRRPGGGGVEFVHTLNGTAVASTRAIIAVLENFQQADGSIRIPALLVPAMGGRTELRPRSLTPSR